In Harpia harpyja isolate bHarHar1 chromosome 12, bHarHar1 primary haplotype, whole genome shotgun sequence, a single window of DNA contains:
- the SAMD7 gene encoding sterile alpha motif domain-containing protein 7 isoform X2 codes for MTPRDHMRKMSILGEQGTLEEKHLYRLASGMAAGELRQRQEMLMRNQLMAVNPQLMGAGQQRMQAIPSQFEPRLVDRDLLPSTEMMASADPRQIHIASHLGPTVPQHANMPNILSNRVYPGPGYSFLQPESMEAVARRQELVQKQNIARMEMEMSAIFQQKEMEKAHRKGLLGLEAPFLYHGMPASPIAFRGRHRLPEGHLPSDLYVHRTTLDEIHGNTMLMATSPYPPVSTLQRERARRPGRRAGNHKTADCSANGTKNQADDKTTDPASAAADDEKEDKKEAEVETPNKHEQSKNQTEPSAVAKNCKEFEQGLRKNCATHEISTETNSCSNTNEKESNSSCAAFDEKYMYPSAIPFSALPYGFPVPSNPLLPSGAQGLILNGEDISSIEDIRKWTVDDVYNFIVSLPGCSDYAQIFKDHAIDGETLPLLTEEHLLDTMGLKLGPALKIRSQGFGHTLVFR; via the exons ATGACTCCACGGGATCACATGAGAAAAATGTCTATCCTAGGAGAACAAGGAACACTAGAAGAAAAGCACTTATACCGATTAGCAAGTGGCATGGCAGCAGGAG AACTGCGGCAGCGGCAAGAGATGCTAATGAGAAATCAGTTGATGGCAGTAAACCCTCAGCTAATGGGCGCAGGCCAGCAGAGAATGCAGGCAATTCCCTCCCAGTTTGAGCCTCGACTGGTAGACAG agaTCTGTTGCCTTCAACTGAAATGATGGCGTCAGCTGATCCAAGACAAATCCATATTGCGTCACACCTTGGACCCACAGTCCCACAGCACGCAAACATGCCAAACATATTGTCCAACCGTGTTTACCCAGGCCCAG GATATAGCTTTCTGCAACCAGAATCCATGGAAGCTGTGGCCAGGAGACAGGAACTggttcaaaagcaaaatattgccAG AATGGAAATGGAGATGAGTgctatttttcagcaaaaagaaatggagaaagctCATCGGAAAGGGCTACTGGGCCTGGAAGCACCTTTCCTTTACCATGGGATGCCAGCTAGTCCCATCGCTTTCCGTGGCAGGCACAGACTACCTGAAGGCCATCTTCCCAGCGACTTATATGTTCATCGTACCACCCTTGATGAAATTCATGGCAACACTATGCTCATGGCAACCAGCCCATACCCTCCAGTCAGCACTTTGCAAAGGGAGAGGGCACGTCGACCAGGGAGGAGAGCTGGAAATCACAAAACTGCAGACTGTAGTGCCAATGGCACAAAGAACCAAGCTGATGACAAAACTACGGACCCTGCTTCAGCTGCAGCGGATGATgagaaagaagacaagaaagaagCAGAGGTGGAGACACCAAACAAACATGAACAAAGCAAAAACCAGACTGAGCCATCTGCAGTTGCCAAAAATTGTAAAGAGTTTGAACAAGGCTTGAGAAAAAACTGTGCTACTCATGAAATTTCTACTGAAACCAACAGCTGCAGCAACACAAATGAGAAGGAATCTAATAGCTCCTGTGCTGCTTTTGATGAGAAGTACATGTACCCTTCTGCAATCCCATTCTCAGCATTGCCATACGGATTTCCAGTACCCAGCAACCCATTGCTACCTTCAG GAGCACAAGGCCTGATCCTAAATGGAGAAGACATTTCTTCCATTGAAGACATTCGCAAGTGGACTGTTGATGATGTATACAACTTCATCGTTAGCCTTCCAGGCTGTTCAGATTATGCCCAG ATATTTAAAGACCACGCTATTGATGGAGAAACCCTCCCACTGCTAACAGAGGAACATCTCCTGGATACAATGGGATTAAAACTCGGACCAGCATTGAAAATCCGCTCTCAG